In Flavobacterium okayamense, a single window of DNA contains:
- the lpdA gene encoding dihydrolipoyl dehydrogenase: MSQFDVTIIGSGPGGYVSAIRCAQLGFKTAIIEKYSTLGGTCLNVGCIPSKAMLASSHHYEELQHFADHGIEVSGEVKVNLQKMIDRKQAVVDQTCGGVKFLMDKNKIEVFEGVGSFESATSIKITKKDGSSEVIESKHTIIATGSKPSSLPFISIDKERVITSTEALKLPEVPKHLVIIGGGVIGIELGQVYLRLGAQVSVVEYMDRIIPGMDGALSKELTKVLKKQGMKFYTSHKVKEVTRKGNAVTVKADDAKGKELVLEGDYCLVAVGRRPYTDGLNVEKAGVQVNERGQVVVNDHLQTTASNIYAIGDVIRGAMLAHKAEEEGVLVAEYLAGQKPHIDYNLIPGVVYTWPEVAAVGKTEEQLKADGVQFKSGSFPFKALGRARAGGDIDGFVKILADAKTDEVLGVHMIGARCADLIAEAVTAMEFRASAEDISRMSHAHPTFAEAIKEAALAATDNRALHV; encoded by the coding sequence ATGAGTCAATTTGATGTAACCATTATTGGTTCTGGACCTGGCGGATATGTTTCAGCAATTCGTTGTGCACAATTAGGTTTTAAAACTGCAATCATTGAAAAATATTCAACTCTTGGAGGTACATGTTTAAATGTAGGATGTATTCCTTCAAAAGCAATGTTAGCTTCTTCACATCATTATGAAGAATTACAGCACTTCGCAGATCATGGAATTGAAGTTTCTGGTGAAGTTAAAGTGAATCTTCAAAAAATGATTGACAGAAAACAAGCAGTTGTAGATCAAACTTGTGGTGGTGTTAAATTTTTAATGGATAAAAATAAAATTGAAGTTTTTGAAGGTGTTGGTTCATTTGAAAGTGCTACTTCAATTAAAATCACAAAAAAAGATGGTTCCTCAGAAGTAATTGAATCTAAACATACCATTATTGCGACTGGTTCTAAACCATCATCATTACCTTTTATTTCAATTGACAAAGAAAGAGTAATCACTTCAACTGAAGCTTTAAAATTGCCAGAAGTTCCTAAGCATTTGGTAATTATAGGTGGTGGAGTTATAGGAATTGAGTTAGGTCAGGTATACTTACGTTTGGGCGCTCAGGTTTCTGTTGTAGAATATATGGATAGAATTATTCCTGGAATGGATGGTGCTTTATCAAAAGAATTGACTAAAGTATTGAAGAAACAAGGAATGAAATTCTATACTTCTCACAAGGTAAAAGAAGTTACTAGAAAAGGAAATGCAGTTACCGTAAAAGCTGATGATGCTAAAGGTAAAGAATTAGTATTAGAAGGAGATTATTGTTTAGTTGCTGTTGGACGTCGTCCTTATACAGATGGATTGAATGTTGAAAAAGCAGGTGTTCAAGTAAACGAAAGAGGTCAAGTTGTAGTAAACGATCATTTACAAACTACAGCTTCAAATATTTATGCTATTGGAGATGTAATTCGCGGAGCAATGTTAGCTCATAAGGCTGAAGAAGAAGGAGTTTTAGTTGCTGAATATTTAGCGGGACAAAAACCACATATCGATTATAATTTAATTCCAGGAGTTGTATATACTTGGCCAGAAGTTGCTGCTGTTGGTAAAACAGAAGAGCAATTAAAAGCTGATGGTGTTCAATTCAAATCGGGAAGCTTCCCTTTCAAAGCTTTAGGTAGAGCAAGAGCAGGAGGAGATATCGACGGATTCGTAAAAATCTTAGCGGATGCAAAAACGGATGAGGTTTTAGGAGTTCACATGATTGGTGCTCGTTGTGCTGATTTAATTGCTGAAGCAGTTACAGCTATGGAATTTAGAGCTAGTGCAGAAGATATTTCAAGAATGTCACACGCGCATCCAACATTTGCAGAAGCTATTAAAGAAGCAGCTTTAGCAGCTACTGATAATAGAGCATTACACGTTTAA
- the pabB gene encoding aminodeoxychorismate synthase component I has translation MRTSVVKYIQNPNDFKTKLLHWSNQFREVVVLDSNEYEQQYSSYDLVVAVEAFTSIQTDYHNAFEDLYQYQSVTKDWLFGYLSYDLKNDIEKLQSNNFDGLHFPDLFFFQPKKLFLLKGNELEIQYLHFVDDEIEDDFNEIVSQKSKVKSQKFTLNIQQTVSKEKYLEKVQKMLDYIHRGDIYEANFCMEFYADEAHINPLEVYQKLNAISEPPFAVYFKNNNQYLLSASPERYLRKEGNKVVSQPIKGTSRRSFDIEQDEQFKRELEQNDKERSENIMIVDLVRNDLSHTASKGSVIVEELCKVYTFKQVHQMISTITSNVENSISPIEVIRSTFPMGSMTGAPKISAMKIIEELEETKRGLYSGAVGYFTPNGDFDFNVVIRSILYNAENQYVSFSVGSAITYKSIPENEYEECLVKAKAMFEVLESKSGKRDKG, from the coding sequence TTGAGAACATCAGTTGTAAAATACATACAAAATCCTAACGATTTTAAAACAAAATTGCTTCATTGGTCTAACCAATTTAGAGAAGTAGTAGTTTTAGATTCAAATGAATATGAACAACAATATTCAAGTTACGACCTTGTAGTTGCAGTAGAAGCTTTTACTTCCATTCAAACTGATTATCATAATGCTTTTGAAGATTTATACCAATATCAATCGGTTACTAAAGATTGGTTGTTTGGCTATTTGTCCTATGATTTAAAGAACGACATAGAAAAATTGCAATCAAATAATTTTGATGGTTTACATTTTCCAGATTTGTTTTTTTTTCAACCTAAAAAGTTGTTTTTATTAAAAGGAAATGAATTAGAAATTCAATATTTACACTTTGTAGATGATGAAATTGAAGATGATTTTAATGAAATAGTAAGTCAAAAGTCAAAAGTCAAAAGTCAAAAGTTTACATTAAATATTCAACAAACAGTTTCTAAAGAAAAGTATTTAGAGAAAGTCCAAAAGATGTTGGATTACATTCATAGAGGTGATATTTATGAAGCCAATTTTTGTATGGAATTTTATGCAGATGAGGCACATATTAATCCTTTAGAAGTTTACCAAAAACTAAACGCTATTTCTGAACCGCCATTTGCAGTTTATTTTAAAAATAATAATCAATATTTATTGTCAGCTTCACCAGAACGTTATTTAAGAAAGGAAGGAAATAAAGTTGTTTCACAACCTATAAAAGGAACATCAAGGCGAAGTTTTGACATAGAACAAGATGAGCAATTCAAAAGAGAATTAGAACAAAACGATAAAGAACGTTCTGAAAATATTATGATTGTTGATTTGGTTCGAAATGATTTATCGCACACTGCTTCAAAAGGAAGTGTTATTGTAGAAGAACTTTGTAAGGTATATACATTTAAACAAGTTCATCAAATGATTTCTACTATTACATCAAATGTTGAAAATTCTATTTCACCAATTGAGGTTATTCGTTCCACTTTTCCAATGGGAAGTATGACAGGTGCTCCAAAGATTTCAGCTATGAAAATCATTGAAGAACTTGAAGAAACTAAAAGAGGTTTGTATAGTGGAGCTGTAGGTTATTTTACGCCAAATGGTGATTTCGACTTCAATGTGGTCATTCGCAGTATTTTATACAATGCAGAAAATCAATATGTATCTTTTTCTGTTGGTAGTGCCATTACTTATAAATCAATTCCTGAAAATGAATATGAAGAATGTTTGGTTAAAGCGAAAGCCATGTTTGAGGTATTGGAGAGTAAATCAGGGAAAAGGGATAAGGGATAA
- a CDS encoding four helix bundle protein, with protein sequence MKSYRDLIVWQKSMNWVTLVYKISEVFPESEKFGLVSQIKRSSVSVPSNIAEGYGRNYKKDYAKFLQIARGSQYECQTQIEIAVNLSFIKREQIQEASDLSIEIEKMLNSLVNKLLE encoded by the coding sequence ATGAAAAGTTATAGAGATTTAATAGTTTGGCAAAAATCTATGAATTGGGTTACTTTAGTTTATAAAATTTCTGAAGTATTTCCTGAATCTGAAAAATTTGGATTAGTATCACAAATTAAAAGAAGTTCAGTTTCAGTTCCTTCAAATATTGCAGAAGGTTACGGGCGTAATTATAAAAAAGATTATGCTAAGTTTTTACAAATAGCAAGAGGTTCACAATATGAATGCCAAACACAAATTGAAATTGCTGTAAATTTAAGCTTTATTAAAAGAGAACAAATTCAAGAAGCTTCTGATTTATCAATTGAAATTGAAAAGATGCTTAATTCATTAGTTAATAAATTACTTGAATAG
- the tilS gene encoding tRNA lysidine(34) synthetase TilS, with translation MLQQFQNHIQTQFPFLKENKFFIAVSGGIDSMVLVDLFRKLSYNFSILHCNFQLRGEESEAETQFLRDFCKANQIHYILRYFDTNEYAEEHKLSTQLAARKLRYNWFKQKLGKNNFQFLLTAHHADDNLETFIINLSRGTGLEGLTGIPIQNDYIIRPLLPFSRDEILAYAEENKLSWKEDSSNASEKYLRNKIRHQIVPILKELHPTFLANFQKTQEFLNESQNFIETEVNNKFEEIVEEFSDRKVIYLEKLLQLQNWQTYLYHWLKPYGFSAWNDIFELVKSSSGKQIFSDDYILLKDRKTLILHKNGTTSEVYYFTKDEKSLKVPLKITKSKVDNIFNPTKDVIFVDEDKLSFPLIIKKWDEGEYFYPSGMLGKKKLSKFYKDEKLSLFDKENQWILYSNNEIVWVIGKRADQRFLANETTQNIIKIELEE, from the coding sequence ATGCTTCAACAATTCCAAAATCATATTCAAACCCAATTTCCTTTCTTAAAAGAGAATAAATTTTTCATTGCGGTTAGTGGTGGAATTGATAGTATGGTTTTGGTTGATTTATTTAGAAAGTTGAGTTATAACTTTTCAATTCTACATTGTAATTTTCAATTAAGAGGAGAAGAAAGCGAAGCTGAAACTCAGTTTTTGAGAGATTTTTGTAAAGCAAATCAAATTCATTATATCCTTCGTTATTTTGATACTAACGAATATGCTGAAGAACATAAACTTTCTACACAATTAGCAGCAAGAAAGTTGCGTTACAATTGGTTTAAACAGAAATTAGGAAAAAATAATTTCCAATTTTTACTTACAGCGCATCACGCCGATGATAATTTAGAAACTTTTATTATCAATTTAAGTCGAGGAACAGGTTTAGAAGGGTTGACAGGAATTCCAATACAAAACGATTATATTATTCGTCCATTGTTGCCATTTTCTCGTGACGAGATTTTAGCTTATGCTGAAGAAAATAAATTATCTTGGAAAGAAGATAGTAGCAATGCTTCGGAAAAATATTTACGAAATAAAATCCGTCACCAAATTGTTCCAATTCTAAAAGAATTACATCCAACATTTTTAGCAAACTTTCAAAAAACGCAGGAATTTTTAAATGAAAGTCAGAATTTTATAGAAACTGAAGTTAATAATAAATTTGAAGAAATTGTAGAAGAATTTTCAGATAGGAAAGTTATTTATTTAGAAAAGCTATTACAACTTCAAAACTGGCAAACGTATTTGTATCATTGGTTGAAACCATATGGTTTTTCGGCTTGGAACGATATCTTTGAATTGGTAAAATCAAGTTCAGGTAAGCAAATTTTTTCTGATGATTATATTCTTTTAAAGGACAGAAAAACTCTTATTCTTCATAAAAATGGAACTACTTCTGAAGTTTATTATTTCACAAAAGATGAAAAATCTCTTAAAGTTCCCTTAAAAATTACAAAAAGTAAAGTAGATAACATTTTTAATCCAACTAAGGATGTTATTTTTGTAGATGAAGATAAGCTGTCTTTTCCTTTAATCATTAAAAAATGGGATGAAGGAGAATATTTTTATCCTAGTGGAATGCTCGGAAAAAAGAAACTGAGTAAGTTTTATAAAGATGAGAAGTTGTCGCTTTTCGATAAAGAAAATCAGTGGATTTTATATTCAAATAATGAAATTGTTTGGGTAATTGGAAAAAGAGCAGACCAAAGATTTTTAGCAAACGAAACAACACAAAATATTATAAAAATAGAATTAGAAGAATGA
- a CDS encoding protein-disulfide reductase DsbD family protein: protein MKKIFLFASLTISLFVNAQILDPVSWKTSTKQLSNNEFELVMEAAIEPHWHMFSQFTPDGGSLPSVFEYKNAKGNFELVGKTTESKYEKVYNDIFEVDEYIFENKATFKQKVKVTNSTLKEIKVYVEYQACKEQCIQLDKTFTFKLPEIKTAESNTKVENVIVETTSDLVIETVTIDTTKQTISDENNKEEVKVSEDNITTTKEVEKEEEKRSLWSIFIFAFLGGFAALLTPCVFPMIPMTVSFFTKHSGSRQKGIFNALFYGISIIVIYVFLGLLVTGIFGADALNALSTSVIFNVIFFIILIFFASSFLGAFEIVLPNSLANIVDKKSSKSGIIGIFFMAMALAIVSFSCTGPIVGTLLVEAASKGGIAPIVGMFGFSLAIALPFMLFALFPAWMNSLPKSGGWLNTVKVSLGFLELALAFKFLSNADLVLQAHWLEREVFLTIWIVIFGTWAVYLFGKLTLPHDSPVTHISVGRLFLALLVSIFTVYLIPGLWGAPLKLISGFPPPMTYSESPYGLGNSQGGGEVAEGLPKHAHFGPHKIIAFHDYEEGVAYAKQVGKPILLDFTGHACVNCRKMEEHVWSQPEVLSILKNEVVLISLYVDDKRELDEKDKYTSPETGKEIKTIGNKWSDYQITRYKNNAQPFYIVLDSEGKDISSPVGYTPDVEEYKKWLEEGISNFKK, encoded by the coding sequence ATGAAAAAAATATTCCTTTTTGCCTCATTAACAATCTCGTTATTTGTTAACGCACAAATATTAGATCCTGTTTCATGGAAAACTTCAACGAAACAACTTTCCAATAACGAATTTGAATTAGTTATGGAAGCTGCGATTGAGCCACATTGGCATATGTTTTCTCAATTTACACCAGATGGAGGTTCGTTACCAAGTGTTTTTGAATATAAAAATGCAAAAGGAAATTTTGAATTAGTTGGCAAAACTACTGAAAGTAAATACGAGAAAGTTTACAACGACATTTTTGAAGTAGATGAATATATTTTTGAAAACAAAGCTACTTTCAAGCAAAAAGTTAAAGTAACAAACTCTACATTAAAGGAAATTAAAGTTTATGTTGAATATCAAGCTTGTAAAGAACAATGTATACAATTAGATAAGACTTTTACTTTTAAACTTCCAGAAATTAAAACAGCTGAAAGCAACACTAAAGTTGAAAATGTTATAGTAGAAACTACTTCTGATTTAGTAATTGAAACGGTTACTATTGATACTACAAAACAAACAATTTCTGATGAAAACAATAAAGAAGAAGTAAAAGTAAGTGAAGATAACATTACAACTACTAAAGAAGTTGAAAAAGAAGAAGAAAAACGTAGTTTATGGTCTATTTTTATTTTTGCTTTTCTTGGAGGTTTTGCAGCATTATTAACTCCATGTGTTTTTCCTATGATACCCATGACGGTTAGTTTTTTTACAAAGCATAGTGGCTCAAGACAAAAAGGAATTTTTAATGCATTATTTTACGGAATTTCAATTATCGTAATTTATGTTTTTTTAGGATTATTAGTAACTGGTATTTTTGGAGCTGATGCATTAAACGCATTGTCAACAAGTGTTATATTTAACGTAATATTTTTTATTATATTAATATTTTTCGCATCATCATTTTTAGGAGCATTTGAGATTGTTTTACCAAATTCTCTTGCAAATATTGTTGATAAAAAATCAAGTAAATCTGGAATAATAGGAATCTTTTTTATGGCTATGGCATTAGCTATAGTTTCATTTTCATGTACTGGACCAATTGTTGGTACTTTATTAGTAGAGGCTGCTTCCAAAGGAGGAATTGCACCAATAGTAGGAATGTTTGGTTTTTCATTAGCTATAGCATTACCTTTTATGCTTTTTGCGTTATTTCCTGCATGGATGAATTCGTTACCTAAATCGGGAGGTTGGTTAAATACAGTAAAAGTTTCTTTAGGATTTTTAGAATTGGCTTTAGCGTTTAAATTTTTATCAAATGCAGATTTAGTTTTACAAGCACATTGGTTAGAAAGAGAAGTTTTCTTAACAATTTGGATTGTTATTTTTGGGACATGGGCAGTTTATTTATTCGGAAAGTTAACACTTCCACACGATAGTCCTGTAACACATATTTCTGTTGGTAGATTATTTTTAGCTTTATTAGTATCGATTTTTACAGTTTACCTTATCCCAGGTTTATGGGGAGCACCTTTAAAATTAATTTCTGGATTTCCGCCACCAATGACGTATAGTGAAAGTCCTTATGGACTTGGAAATTCTCAAGGTGGAGGAGAAGTAGCAGAAGGTTTACCAAAACATGCACATTTTGGACCACATAAGATTATAGCATTTCACGATTATGAAGAAGGAGTTGCTTATGCCAAACAAGTGGGAAAACCTATTTTATTAGATTTTACAGGGCACGCTTGTGTGAATTGTAGAAAGATGGAAGAACATGTATGGTCACAACCTGAAGTTTTATCTATCTTAAAGAATGAAGTGGTTTTAATTTCACTTTATGTTGATGATAAACGAGAACTTGATGAAAAAGATAAATATACTTCTCCAGAAACAGGAAAAGAAATCAAAACGATAGGAAATAAATGGAGTGATTACCAGATTACACGATATAAAAATAATGCACAACCTTTTTATATTGTTTTAGATTCAGAAGGAAAAGATATTTCAAGTCCAGTTGGTTACACACCAGATGTAGAAGAATATAAAAAATGGTTAGAAGAAGGTATTTCTAATTTTAAAAAATAA
- a CDS encoding helix-turn-helix transcriptional regulator, with product MKNNLKVLRAIKNISQEELAKQIDVSRQTINAMEKGKYVPSTLLALKLARYFEKPVEEIFELDENE from the coding sequence ATGAAGAATAATCTTAAAGTCTTGCGCGCTATTAAGAATATTTCGCAAGAAGAATTAGCCAAACAAATAGATGTAAGTAGACAAACAATTAATGCTATGGAGAAAGGTAAATACGTGCCATCTACTCTATTAGCGTTAAAATTAGCACGCTATTTTGAAAAGCCTGTTGAAGAAATTTTTGAACTTGACGAAAATGAATAA
- a CDS encoding alanine/ornithine racemase family PLP-dependent enzyme: protein MAFLKLYKNKLRENYIFLDTIFKERNIEWGVVTKLLCGNILYIKELVDLGVTEMYDSRISNLKKIKKIDSNITTAYIKPPSKENIEKVVKYADVSFNTEIFTIKMLSEEAKKQNKIHKIIIMIEMGDLREGVLGEELLSFYEQIFSLSNLEIIGIGTNLNCLSGVMPTQDKLIQLSLYEQLIEAKFNVKIPWVSGGTSVAIPLLLKNARPMAVNHFRIGEALFFGKDLFTGETIEGMHNDVFKLYAQIIEITEKPDNPIGELGENVAGNTYEINEKTDLSQTSLRAILDIGLLDMQPQYLEPDNKNITIVDASSDMMVIDITNSEKNYKIGDLISFKLQYMGALYLLNSDYIEKVIE from the coding sequence ATGGCTTTTTTAAAATTATACAAGAATAAACTTAGAGAAAACTACATTTTTTTAGATACTATTTTTAAAGAACGAAACATTGAATGGGGAGTTGTTACCAAACTCTTATGTGGAAATATTTTATACATAAAAGAGCTTGTTGACTTAGGCGTTACTGAAATGTATGATTCTAGAATTAGTAATCTAAAAAAGATAAAAAAAATAGATTCAAACATAACAACAGCTTATATAAAACCACCTTCAAAAGAAAATATTGAGAAAGTTGTTAAGTATGCTGATGTAAGTTTCAATACTGAAATTTTCACCATAAAAATGCTTTCTGAAGAAGCTAAAAAGCAGAATAAAATTCATAAAATAATCATCATGATTGAAATGGGTGATTTACGTGAAGGAGTTTTAGGAGAAGAGTTATTGAGTTTTTACGAACAAATTTTCAGTTTGTCTAATCTAGAAATTATAGGAATTGGTACCAACTTAAATTGTTTGAGTGGTGTGATGCCAACGCAAGATAAATTGATTCAGTTGAGTTTATACGAACAGTTAATTGAAGCTAAATTTAATGTCAAAATTCCTTGGGTTTCCGGTGGAACTTCTGTGGCTATCCCCCTACTTTTAAAAAATGCAAGACCAATGGCAGTCAATCATTTTAGAATTGGTGAAGCTTTATTTTTTGGTAAAGATTTATTTACGGGCGAAACTATAGAAGGAATGCATAATGATGTTTTCAAATTGTATGCTCAAATTATTGAAATTACTGAAAAACCAGATAATCCCATTGGAGAACTTGGTGAAAACGTCGCTGGAAACACTTATGAGATAAATGAAAAAACCGATTTGAGTCAGACTTCATTAAGAGCCATATTAGATATCGGATTACTCGATATGCAACCACAATACCTAGAACCTGATAATAAAAATATTACGATTGTAGACGCTAGTTCAGATATGATGGTAATTGATATTACTAATAGTGAAAAGAACTATAAAATTGGTGATTTAATTTCGTTTAAATTACAATATATGGGAGCTTTATATCTTCTAAATTCTGATTATATTGAAAAAGTAATTGAATAG
- a CDS encoding GNAT family N-acetyltransferase: protein MNFTIVNASIGKSEVFPQQTIIDFLFTHLEQYGDTKEDISKCIDYVMNPNKGGNIIIATDENKIVGITILNNTGMQDYIPENILVYIAVDNSQRGKGYGKKLMQKAIEITTGNIALHVEPDNPAKILYEKLGFTNKYLEMRLTK, encoded by the coding sequence ATGAATTTTACAATTGTAAATGCTTCTATAGGAAAATCTGAAGTATTTCCGCAACAAACAATCATCGATTTTTTATTTACACATCTTGAACAATATGGTGATACTAAAGAAGATATTTCTAAATGTATCGATTATGTGATGAATCCAAATAAAGGAGGAAATATAATTATAGCAACAGATGAAAATAAAATTGTTGGTATCACTATTTTAAACAATACGGGAATGCAAGATTATATTCCCGAAAACATACTCGTTTACATTGCTGTAGATAATTCTCAAAGAGGAAAAGGTTATGGTAAAAAATTAATGCAAAAGGCAATTGAAATTACAACTGGCAATATTGCTTTACATGTAGAGCCCGATAATCCTGCCAAAATATTATATGAAAAACTTGGCTTTACAAACAAGTATTTAGAAATGCGTTTAACAAAATAA
- a CDS encoding YifB family Mg chelatase-like AAA ATPase, whose protein sequence is MLVKVFGSAVFGVDATTITVEVNIDKGIGYHLVGLPDSAIKESSYRIAAALKNNQYHFPGKKITINMAPADLRKEGSAYDLTIAVGILAASSQIKADEIGNYIIMGELSLDGSLQPIKGALSIAIKAKEEGFKGILLPIQNVKEAAIVEGIDVYGIENVVEVIDFFNGKGNLEPTTIDSDIEFSKTLDFPEFDFSDVKGQESIKRCMEIAAAGGHNIILIGPPGAGKTMLAKRLPSILPPMTMQEALETTKIHSVAGKVKESGLLTQRPFRSPHHSASSVSLVGGGSYPQPGEISLAHNGVLFLDELPEFKREVLEVMRQPLEDREVTISRAKFTITYPSSFMLVASMNPSPGGYFNDPNTPVTSSPMEMQRYLSKISGPLLDRIDIHIEVTPVPFEKLSDTRKAESSKSIRERVTNARLIQAKRFVEFNHIHYNAQMSSKLIREYCVLDEVSLQLLKTAMERLNLSARAYDRILKVSRTIADLEYSENIQSHHIAEAIQYRSLDREGWLG, encoded by the coding sequence ATGTTAGTAAAAGTCTTTGGAAGCGCCGTTTTCGGTGTTGATGCCACAACCATTACTGTAGAAGTAAATATCGATAAAGGAATAGGCTACCACTTGGTAGGTTTACCCGATTCTGCGATAAAAGAAAGTAGTTATCGAATAGCTGCTGCACTCAAAAACAATCAATATCATTTTCCGGGGAAAAAAATCACGATAAATATGGCACCTGCCGATTTACGTAAAGAAGGTTCTGCGTATGATTTAACCATTGCTGTTGGAATTCTCGCAGCATCTTCTCAAATTAAAGCTGATGAAATAGGAAATTATATAATTATGGGTGAACTTTCTTTAGACGGAAGTTTACAACCTATAAAAGGAGCTTTATCTATTGCTATTAAAGCCAAAGAAGAAGGTTTTAAAGGAATTTTGTTACCTATCCAAAATGTTAAAGAAGCAGCGATTGTTGAAGGAATTGATGTTTATGGAATTGAAAATGTAGTTGAAGTAATTGATTTTTTTAATGGAAAAGGAAATTTAGAACCTACTACAATTGATTCGGATATTGAGTTTTCTAAAACACTTGATTTTCCAGAGTTTGATTTTTCTGATGTAAAAGGTCAAGAATCTATTAAAAGATGTATGGAAATTGCTGCTGCTGGTGGACATAACATTATTTTAATTGGTCCACCTGGTGCTGGTAAAACTATGTTAGCAAAGCGTTTACCAAGTATTTTGCCACCAATGACCATGCAAGAAGCCTTAGAAACCACTAAAATTCATTCGGTTGCAGGAAAAGTAAAAGAATCAGGATTATTAACACAAAGACCATTTCGTTCACCGCATCATTCAGCAAGTTCTGTTTCACTTGTTGGAGGAGGAAGTTATCCTCAACCTGGAGAAATTTCCTTAGCCCATAATGGTGTATTGTTCTTAGATGAATTACCCGAATTTAAAAGAGAAGTTTTAGAAGTAATGCGTCAACCGCTTGAAGATAGGGAAGTGACGATTTCAAGAGCAAAGTTTACCATTACATATCCATCTTCGTTTATGTTGGTTGCGAGTATGAATCCAAGTCCGGGTGGTTATTTTAATGATCCAAATACTCCAGTTACAAGTTCGCCAATGGAAATGCAACGTTATCTGAGTAAAATTTCAGGACCATTATTAGACCGAATTGACATTCATATTGAAGTAACGCCTGTTCCGTTTGAAAAATTATCGGATACCAGAAAAGCAGAAAGTAGCAAATCGATTAGAGAGCGTGTTACAAATGCACGATTAATTCAAGCAAAACGCTTTGTAGAATTTAATCATATACATTATAATGCACAAATGAGTAGCAAGTTAATTCGTGAATATTGTGTGTTAGATGAAGTTTCGTTACAATTGCTCAAAACAGCTATGGAACGATTAAATTTATCAGCAAGAGCGTATGATAGAATTTTAAAAGTTTCTCGAACTATTGCCGATTTAGAATATTCAGAAAATATACAATCACATCACATTGCTGAAGCCATTCAATACAGAAGTTTAGATAGAGAAGGGTGGTTGGGATAA